The following are encoded together in the Mugil cephalus isolate CIBA_MC_2020 chromosome 18, CIBA_Mcephalus_1.1, whole genome shotgun sequence genome:
- the LOC125024394 gene encoding B-cell receptor CD22-like: MSVMAALCVNVVTVNMLLSVFFLSGVWTKCDEKTALIITAPKKMEALSGSCLKIPCNYRETPGNKFDSSRETFGVWIKNDAHSFIEKKNAVFNSSGSVNIYPMNITGDLSQKNCTTLFSDLNTSHSDTYYFRIENEPFKATAVCDHLQITVKDSPWRPTINISGDVKEKESVTITCSAFTPCPHSPPQLTWNLQQDPHNKIEENTDGTFTTKIQETITLSDTHDGNNIICSVRYPVNKGKDNKTAETQETLNVSYAPKDTSASISPSGLVSAGSWVNLTCSSRANPPIRHFTWFKNSKDGPMIVSEGHFYSFTVTDRGGYYCVASNQLGNQTSPWIHLNVEGSSHWEQVVGGIIGIIVFICLIIFVWWLKSRHQSRQQTQSQRGEDLVVEEAAGETEVENIHYGEINFSKQRRDPSSDSVQDSGQQQDTVYAQVKIKKPAKRLTQTVDDTDYLYAEVKKK, translated from the exons ATGAGTGTCATGGCAGCCCTGTGTGTGAACGTGGTGACAGTCAACATGTTACTgagtgtcttctttctttcag GTGTTTGGACTAAATGTGATGAGAAAACAGCCCTCATCATTACTGCACCAAAGAAGATGGAAGCACTGAGTGGATCTTGTTTGAAAATCCCATGTAACTATAGAGAGACACCAGGAAATAagtttgacagcagcagagaaacctTTGGAGTGTGGATTAAAAATGATGCACATTCATTCATAGAGAAAAAGAATGCAGTCTTCAACAGTAGTGGGTCAGTTAACATCTATCCAATGAATATTACTGGAGACCTGAGTCAGAAAAACTGCACCACtctgttttctgatttaaacACAAGTCATTCAGACACATACTACTTCAGAATTGAGAACGAACCGTTCAAGGCAACAGCTGTTTGTGATCATCTACAAATAACAGTTAAAG ATTCTCCTTGGAGACCCACAATTAACATCTCAGGTgatgtgaaggagaaggagtctGTCACTATCACCTGCTCAGCTTTCACTCCCTGTCCACACTCCCCTCCTCAACTCACCTGGAATCTACAACAAgaccctcacaacaaaatagaggaaaacacagatgggaCCTTTACAACTAAAATCCAGGAGACCATAACTCTGTCAGACACACATGATGGAAACAACATCATCTGTTCTGTCAGATATCCTGTGAATAAAGGAAAAGACAacaagacagcagagacacaagagaCTCTCAATGTTTCAT atgcTCCTAAAGACACCTCAGCATCCATCAGTCCATCAGGTTTGGTGTCAGCAGGTAGCTGGGTGAATCTGACCTGCTCCAGCAGAGCCAATCCTCCCATCAGACACTTCACCTGGTTCAAGAACAGCAAAGATGGACCCATGATCGTATCTGAAGGACACTTCTACAGCTTCACTGTGACTGATAGAGGAGGTTATTACTGTGTGGCCTCAAATCAACTTGGTAACCAGACGTCACCGTGGATCCATCTGAATGTTGAAG GCTCCTCACACTGGGAACAAGTTGTTGGAGGAATCATTGGGATCATTGTTTTCATCTGCTTGATCATCTTTGTTTG GTGGTTAAAGTCAAGGCATCAAAGTCGACAACAGACTCAG AGTCAAAGAGGTGAAGATCTGGTTGTtgaagaagctgcaggtgaAACAGAAGTAGAAAACATCCATTATGGAGAGATCAACTTCTCCAAGCAGAGACGTGACCCGTCCTCTGACTCAGTGCAGGACAGTGGACAGCAGCAGGACACGGTGTACGCACAGGTCAAGATCAAGAAACCAGCAAAGAGATTAACACAGACTGTTGACGACACAGATTATCTCTATGCTGAAGTCAAGAAAAAATGA